The following are encoded in a window of Vigna unguiculata cultivar IT97K-499-35 chromosome 8, ASM411807v1, whole genome shotgun sequence genomic DNA:
- the LOC114194268 gene encoding uncharacterized protein LOC114194268 gives MENPNRTLTYFVISSLIFITFDAVAPLVHVAVPIASRRSSVGSLVQRRHCSLFFSLFRCSLMLHIDAIESNNTNFQGLQDPAKLPTDAATVNTFIIHNKHVGKINSQERDTAINSLLQDP, from the exons ATGGAAAACCCTAATCGAACGTTGACCTATTTCGTGATCTCGAGTTTGATCTTCATCACCTTCGACGCCGTAGCTCCGCTCGTCCACGTCGCAGTTCCGATCGCTTCGCGTCGCAGCTCCGTCGGGTCTCTGGTTCAGCGGCGTCACTGCTCCCTTTTCTTTTCCCTCTTTCGTTGTTCCCTCATGC TCCATATAGATGCCATAGAGTCCAACAATACTAATTTCCAAGGTCTACAAGATCCAGCAAAATTGCCAACTGATGCAGCAACAGTAAACACCTTCATCATTCACAACAA GCATGTAGGTAAAATCAACAGCCAAGAAAGAGACACTGCAATCAACAGCTTACTGCAAGATCCATAG
- the LOC114194267 gene encoding armadillo repeat-containing protein 7 — MFTNERRQQERTGRYGTSRVEFLQELVTQFQNTSADETREKILANLANFAYDPYNYNFLRQLNVLELFIDCLTEPNEKLVEFGIGGICNSCVDPANSAIVTKFGGIPPIIQCLSSPDRNTVNYALGSLYYICDDFNKEEILKPEVIDIIRRYAAAEDVSVSFSNLAKAFVNKHLSGNE; from the exons ATGTTCACCAATGAACGGAGGCAACAAGAACGAACAGGGAGATATGGAACTTCCAGAGTGGAATTCCTTCAG GAATTGGTGACTCAGTTTCAGAACACATCTGCAGATGAAACAAGAGAGAAGATTTTGGCAAATTTGGCCAACTTTGCCTATGATCCTTACAACTACAACTTCTTGCGTCAG CTTAACGTTTTGGAACTTTTCATTGACTGCTTAACGGAACCCAATGAAAAGCTTGTAGAATTTGGCATAGGAGGGATCTGCAATTCTTGTGTTG ATCCTGCCAATTCCGCAATTGTAACTAAGTTTGGTGGGATACCTCCTATAATTCAATGTTTATCAAGCCCAGATAGAAACACT GTAAATTATGCACTTGGGTCACTTTATTATATCTGTGACGATTTTAACAAGGAGGAGATTTTAAAGCCCGAAGTTATTGACATCATTAGAAGGTACGCCGCTGCCGAGGATGTTAGTGTGAGTTTCAGTAATCTGGCTAAAGCTTTTGTGAATAAACATCTATCAGGGAACGAGTGA
- the LOC114193345 gene encoding pre-mRNA-splicing factor ISY1 homolog, translating into MARNEEKAQSMLNRFITMKAEEKKKPKERRPFLASECRDLSEADKWRQQIMREIGRKVAEIQNEGLGEHRLRDLNDEINKLIREKSHWERRIVELGGPNYAKHSAKMTDLDGNIVDVPNPGGRGPGYRYFGAAKKLPGVKELFEKPPELRKRRTRYDIYKRIDASYYGYRDDEDGVLERLEGPAEEAMRREAAEEWRRLDEVRREARKGVKSGEVAEVSAVAREMLREEEEEVVEEERQREKEEEREKREFIVHVPLPDEKEIERRVLEKKKMELLSKYVSEGLMEEQTEAKDMLNIQR; encoded by the coding sequence ATGGCTCGAAACGAGGAGAAGGCGCAGTCGATGCTGAACCGCTTCATCACGATGAAGgcggaggagaagaagaagccgAAGGAGCGCCGGCCGTTCCTTGCTTCGGAGTGCCGCGACCTGTCGGAGGCCGACAAGTGGCGCCAGCAGATCATGCGCGAGATCGGGCGGAAGGTGGCGGAGATTCAGAACGAGGGTCTGGGCGAACACCGCCTGCGCGACCTCAACGACGAGATCAACAAGCTCATTCGGGAGAAGTCTCATTGGGAGCGACGAATCGTGGAGCTCGGCGGGCCTAATTACGCTAAACACTCGGCCAAAATGACGGACCTCGACGGCAACATAGTCGACGTCCCCAACCCGGGCGGCCGCGGCCCCGGCTACCGCTACTTCGGCGCGGCGAAGAAGCTTCCCGGTGTCAAGGAGCTCTTCGAGAAGCCCCCGGAGCTCCGCAAGAGGCGCACGCGGTACGACATTTATAAGCGGATTGATGCGAGTTACTACGGTTACCGTGATGACGAGGATGGCGTGCTGGAGCGGCTGGAGGGCCCGGCGGAGGAGGCGATGCGGCGGGAGGCGGCAGAGGAGTGGAGGAGATTGGATGAGGTGAGGAGGGAGGCGAGGAAGGGGGTGAAAAGTGGGGAGGTGGCAGAGGTGTCGGCGGTGGCGAGGGAGATGCtgagggaggaggaggaggaggtggtggaggaggagaggcagagagagaaagaggaggAGAGGGAGAAGAGGGAGTTTATTGTGCACGTGCCGCTGCCGGATGAGAAGGAGATCGAGAGGAGGGTgctggagaagaagaagatggagcTGTTGAGTAAGTATGTGAGTGAGGGGCTTATGGAGGAGCAGACCGAGGCCAAGGACATGCTCAATATTCAGCGTTAG
- the LOC114195468 gene encoding DNA repair protein RAD4, giving the protein MRRRSASQRKRQPSTSEDQTGAQQNSEDGNKFQSPSDNGALTEISREAVGKLLRRANKVGTSRRKKTAEFEPEQNGTQVLDPMLQPKTSEVGHCSRNPSGNASAGEKCSSSGEDHLDNKEELDDSDWEDGVVARDDHPVTIELNMTPNSTVKKQVRRASAEDKELAELVHKVHLLCLLARGRLIDNACDDPLIQASLLSLLPAHLLQLSNVEKLTSKDLYPLISWFHNNFHVKNSTSRETSPCFGLASALELHEGSPEEIAALSVALLRALNLTARFVSVLNVSPLKPFQVASGSSCGIFKTSTPMISKRKLDFKSPQEALSCSERENACESSLAHSQKSKKCRVTKHMDQSRDPPIVEVRNDSAAKSKASETQDSNLESCLTDKSRKSKRKGDLEFDMQLEMALSATAVESEESKNKSAANPESSCFSCPSKRVKRVTVEESSTSSQVISTAIGSMKVGSPLYWAEVYCSEENLTGKWVHVDAVNLIIDGEDKVEAMVAACKTSLRYVVAFAGQGAKDVTRRYCMKWYKIASHRVNSTWWDPVLAPLRDLESGATGGVNDLRKSQIISKQSDTRDSFVPTRSSIEDIELETRAFTEPLPTNQQAYKSHPLYAIEKWLTRYQVLHPKGPILGFCSGHPVYPRTCVQTVKTKERWLREGLQVKPNEYPVKELQRSIKPQKVQDSEADDYGCSDSMDKIKLYGKWQLEPLNLPHAVNGIVPRNERGQVDVWSEKCLPPGTVHLRFPKAFSVAKRLEIDYAPAMVGFEFKNGRSYPVFDGIVVCSEFKDVLLEAYAEEEERRQAEEKKRDETQALSRWYQLLSSIVTRQRLNNRYISNSLPSEMPTSGQCMNNESITIVGESYDKNHNVRHQQQVEQCDTTSVVDASLSTPVKDHEHVFLKEFESFDSETSLLTKRCQCGFSVQVEEL; this is encoded by the exons ATGCGACGCAGAAGCGCTTCCCAGCGGAAGAGACAACCCTCAACTTCAG AAGATCAAACTGGAGCCCAACAAAACTCAGAAGATGGAAACAAATTTCAATCACCTAGTGATAATG GAGCACTGACCGAAATATCTCGAGAGGCTGTTGGAAAGCTTCTACGCCGTGCTAATAAAGTTGGCACTTCCCGGAGAAAAAAGACT GCTGAGTTTGAGCCTGAACAAAATGGAACCCAAGTCTTGGATCCAATGCTTCAACCAAAAACTTCAGAGGTTGGACATTGTAGTAGAAATCCCTCGGGAAATGCTTCTGCTGGGGAGAAATGTAGTAGTTCGGGTGAGGACCACTTGGATAACAAGGAAGAGCTGGATGACTCCGATTGGGAAGATGGTGTAGTTGCCAGGGATGATCATCCTGTAACCATTGAATTGAATATGACCCCTAATTCAACTGTTAAGAAACAAGTCCGACGAGCTTCTGCCGAGGATAAG GAGTTGGCTGAACTTGTACACAAGGTCCATTTACTCTGTTTACTCGCACGAGGAAGATTAATTGACAATGCTTGTGATGATCCTCTTATTCAG GCTTCGCTGCTTTCTCTACTTCCAGCACACTTGCTCCAGCTATCAAATGTTGAAAAACTCACTTCAAAAGATCTATATCCTTTAATATCATGG TTCCACAACAATTTCCATGTTAAAAACAGTACGAGTCGAGAAACTTCACCATGCTTTGGTTTGGCATCAGCTTTAGAATTACACGAGGGCAGTCCTGAAGAG ATTGCAGCATTATCAGTGGCTCTATTAAGAGCTTTAAATCTTACAGCCAG GTTTGTGTCCGTTTTGAATGTTTCTCCTCTTAAACCGTTTCAAGTTGCAAGCGGATCTAGTTGTGGGATATTTAAAACTTCTACACCAATGATATCTAAGCGAAAATTGGATTTTAAATCACCTCAAGAAGCATTATCTTGTAGTGAGAGAGAGAATGCATGTGAAAGTTCTCTTGCCCATTCTCAGAAAAGTAAGAAATGTCGTGTGACAAAGCACATGGATCAGTCTAGAGATCCTCCTATTGTTGAAGTGAGAAATGATAGTGCTGCAAAATCGAAAGCTTCTGAGACGCAAGATAGTAACCTGGAATCGTGTCTCACTGACAAATCTCGTAAGTCAAAGAGGAAAGGAGATCTTGAATTTGATATGCAGTTGGAAATGGCTCTTTCTGCTACAGCCGTTGAATCTGAGGAGAGTAAAAACAAGTCAGCTGCAAATCCTGAGTCTTCGTGTTTTTCTTGTCCATCCAAAAGAGTGAAAAGGGTTACCGTTGAAGAATCATCAACCTCCTCCCAAGTAATTTCTACAGCAATTGGATCAATGAAAGTAGGATCCCCTCTGTATTGGGCAGAAGTATATTGCAGTGAAGAAAATTTGACAGGAAAGTGGGTGCATGTTGATGCTGTGAATTTGATTATTGATGGAGAGGACAAGGTTGAAGCCATGGTGGCGGCATGCAAAACATCTTTGAGATATGTTGTTGCCTTTGCTGGGCAAGGGGCCAAAGATGTGACCCGCAG GTATTGTATGAAGTGGTACAAGATAGCATCACATCGAGTCAATTCAACATGGTGGGATCCGGTGTTGGCACCATTGAGAGACTTGGAGTCGGGAGCAACTGGAGGTGTGAATGATTTAAGAAAAAGCCAAATCATTTCTAAGCAATCCGACACGAGGGATTCTTTTGTCCCTACTAGGAGCTCTATTGAGGATATTGAGTTGGAAACTAGAGCATTTACTGAACCTCTTCCTACCAATCAGCAG GCCTACAAAAGTCACCCACTTTATGCCATAGAAAAATGGCTTACAAGGTATCAAGTACTTCATCCAAAGGGTCCAATACTGGGATTTTGTTCAGGTCACCCAGTTTATCCTAGGACTTGCGTGCAAACAGTTAAGACAAAAGAGAGGTGGCTGCGAGAAGGGCTTCAAGTTAAACCAAATGAATATCCTGTGAAG GAGCTTCAACGTTCCATAAAGCCTCAAAAAGTACAAGATTCTGAAGCGGATGACTATGGCTGCAGTGATTCtatggacaaaatcaaactttatGGGAAGTGGCAACTGGAACCGTTAAATTTGCCTCATGCGGTGAATGGGATAGTTCCCAGG AATGAACGAGGTCAAGTAGATGTTTGGTCTGAAAAATGTCTTCCACCAGGGACTGTACACTTAAGGTTTCCAAAGGCCTTTTCTGTTGCCAAGAGACTCGAAATTGATTATGCGCCTGCTATGGTTGGTTTTGAATTCAAAAATGGTCGTTCATATCCTGTCTTTGATGGTATTGTGGTGTGTTCCGAGTTCAAGGATGTACTGCTAGAG GCTTatgcagaggaagaagaaaggcGACAagcagaagaaaagaaaagggatGAAACACAGGCTCTTAGTCGGTGGTACCAACTTCTTTCGTCTATTGTAACTCGTCAAAGGTTAAATAATCGTTATATTAGTAACAGTTTGCCTTCAGAGATGCCAACTAGTGGCCAATGTATGAACAATGAGTCAATTACCATAGTTGGTGAGAGTTATGACAAGAATCATAACGTAAGACACCAACAACAGGTGGAGCAATGTGATACTACTAGTGTTGTTGATGCATCATTAAGCACTCCTGTAAAAGATCACGAGCATGTgtttttgaaagagtttgagagCTTTGACAGCGAAACCTCTCTATTGACAAAGCGATGTCAGTGTGGATTTTCGGTACAAGTTGAAGAATTATAG
- the LOC114194264 gene encoding receptor-like cytoplasmic kinase 176 — MGCCFSAQIKAESPPRNGLSSKDGNKEEDGLSSKISTPSLPPTPRTEGEILKSSNMKSFTFGELKTATRNFRPDSVVGEGGFGCVFKGWIDEQSLAPVRPGTGLVIAVKRLNQEGLQGHSEWLTEINYLGQLHHPNLVKLIGYCLEDDHRLLVYEFLTKGSLDNHLFRRASYFQPLSWNIRMKVALDAAKGLAYLHSDEAKVIYRDFKASNILLDSNYNAKLSDFGLAKDGPAGDKSHVSTRVMGTYGYAAPEYIATGHLTKKSDVYSFGVVLLEIMSGKRALDSNRPSGEHNLIEWAKPYLSNKRRIFQVMDARIEGQYSMREAMKVANLAIQCLSVEPRFRPKMDEVVRVLEELQDSGEKGVAGVASHHHHHHHQTGRRSDHSSSSSGNRQHRGRQHETTMK; from the exons ATGGGGTGCTGCTTCAGTGCCCAGATCAAAGCTGAGAGCCCTCCACGAAACG GTTTGAGCTCAAAGGATGGTAACAAAGAAGAGGATGGCTTAAGCAGCAAAATCTCCACTCCCTCCTTGCCTCCAACACCAAGGACAGAGGGTGAGATCTTGAAGTCCTCAAATATGAAAAGCTTCACCTTTGGTGAGCTAAAAACTGCTACAAGGAACTTTCGTCCAGATAGTGTGGTGGGTGAAGGAGGGTTTGGCTGTGTTTTTAAGGGGTGGATTGATGAGCAATCACTTGCTCCAGTTAGACCAGGAACTGGATTGGTCATTGCTGTGAAGAGGCTTAACCAAGAAGGTCTGCAGGGACACAGTGAATGGTTG ACAGAAATCAACTACCTGGGGCAGCTGCATCATCCTAATCTTGTGAAACTCATTGGTTACTGCTTAGAGGATGACCATAGGCTTCTGGTGTATGAGTTTCTGACAAAGGGAAGTTTGGATAATCATTTATTTAGAA GAGCTTCTTACTTTCAACCACTTTCTTGGAACATCCGAATGAAGGTTGCTCTCGATGCTGCTAAGGGTCTTGCATATCTTCATAGCGATGAAGCAAAAGTGATATACCGAGACTTCAAAGCTTCAAATATCTTACTTGATTCG AATTACAACGCAAAACTTTCTGATTTTGGCTTGGCAAAGGATGGACCAGCAGGTGATAAAAGCCATGTCTCTACAAGGGTAATGGGCACTTATGGCTATGCTGCTCCTGAATATATTGCCACAG GTCACTTGACAAAGAAGAGTGATGTATACAGTTTTGGGGTTGTTCTGCTTGAAATCATGTCTGGCAAACGTGCTCTTGACAGCAACAGGCCAAGTGGGGAGCACAATTTAATCGAATGGGCGAAACCATACCTCAGCAACAAACGCAGGATCTTCCAAGTCATGGATGCTCGCATTGAAGGCCAATACTCGATGCGCGAAGCCATGAAAGTAGCGAACCTTGCCATTCAATGCCTCTCTGTGGAGCCAAGATTTCGACCAAAAATGGATGAAGTGGTGAGAGTATTGGAGGAGCTTCAGGATTCTGGTGAGAAAGGTGTTGCAGGGGTGGCAagccatcatcatcatcatcatcatcaaactGGGAGAAGGAGTGACCATAGCTCAAGCAGCAGTGGCAACAGACAACATAGAGGTAGACAACATGAAACAACAATGAAGTGA
- the LOC114194265 gene encoding uncharacterized protein LOC114194265 → MLALIQNCSMPLARAVRPPSRTQVQPYFSSMVCASMSPRPNSQSQVLLGLSEKELQQLALDFGQETYRGKQLYHFLYQRKLREIKDFSQLPQGFRNTLEGAGWKVGRSPIFETVTAADGTVKLLLKLEDNRLIETVGIPVMDGTGLSRLTACVSSQVGCPLRCSFCATGKGGFSRNLQRHEIVEQVLAIEEVFKHRVSNVVFMGMGEPMLNLKAVLEAHRCLNKDVQIGQRMITISTVGVPNTIKKLASHKLQSTLAVSLHAPNQKLRETIVPSAKSYPLDALMLDCRDYFRQTSRRVSFEYALLAGVNDSVEHAAELAELLHGAGSGYHVNLIPFNPIEDSEYKRPSKRAVQAFSGALESAKITVSVRHTRGLDANAACGQLRNKFQKTPLAADPMDLAVSC, encoded by the exons ATGCTGGCGCTAATTCAGAACTGCTCCATGCCACTCGCACGTGCGGTGCGACCTCCATCTCGCACGCAGGTGCAACCTTATTTCTCGTCCATGGTGTGTGCATCCATGTCCCCACGTCCCAACTCCCAGTCTCAGGTTCTCCTTGGTTTATCAGAGAAGGAGCTGCAACAGCTTGCCCTTGACTTCGGTCAG GAAACCTACCGGGGCAAGCAACTTTATCATTTCTTGTACCAGAGGAAGCTTAGAGAAATTAAGGATTTCTCTCAGT TGCCTCAGGGTTTTAGGAATACTCTTGAAGGAGCTGGATGGAAAGTGGGGCGTTCTCCTATTTTCGAAACTGTAACTGCAGCTGATGGAACTGTTAAG TTGTTGTTAAAGTTGGAGGACAATAGGTTGATTGAAACTGTTGGCATTCCAGTTATGGATGGCACAGGTTTGAGTCGCCTCACGGCATGTGTCTCATCACAG GTTGGTTGCCCTTTACGCTGCTCCTTTTGTGCCACTGGAAAAGGGGGGTTTTCAAGGAATCTTCAGAGACATGAAATCGTTGAACAG GTCTTGGCCATTGAGGAGGTCTTCAAGCATAGGGTGTCAAATGTAGTGTTTATGGGAATGGGTGAACCAATGTTAAATCTGAAGGCAGTACTTGAAGCACACCGTTGCTTGAATAAG GATGTGCAAATTGGGCAAAGAATGATAACCATCTCCACTGTGGGCGTTCCAAATACAATAAAGAAACTTGCTTCTCACAAACTTCAATCTACCTTAGCTGTGAG TCTACATGCTCCTAATCAGAAACTTAGGGAGACAATTGTTCCAAGTGCAAAATCCTACCCGCTGGATGCACTTATGTTAGACTGCAGAGATTACTTTCGGCAAACCAGCAGACGGGTTTCCTTTGAATATGCACTTTTAG CTGGAGTCAATGACTCGGTAGAGCATGCAGCAGAACTTGCTGAGTTACTCCATGGTGCGGGCAGTGGATATCATGTCAACTTGATACCTTTCAATCCAATAGAAGACTCTGAGTATAAGCGTCCTTCCAAGAGAGCA GTGCAAGCATTTTCTGGTGCTTTGGAGTCTGCTAAAATAACTGTTAGTGTACGTCACACAAGAGGGTTGGATGCAAATGCAGCTTGTGGTCAGCTACGGAACAAGTTCCAGAAAACTCCTCTGGCCGCTGACCCTATGGATCTTGCAGTAAGCTGTTGA